A DNA window from Acidimicrobiales bacterium contains the following coding sequences:
- a CDS encoding citrate/2-methylcitrate synthase yields the protein MKQVTEKARSPLNSNDESSAFTRVNSGLDGVVVADTSIGGVRGSEGFFHYGPHNAAVLAETRTFEEVWHLFVERQIPTAAQAAAFRTRASQHRQVPDSVLGLIDVLAGASMQPMNGARAALSMLGDQLGVTSWLDDLVPTPERSVQLAAAFPTIVAALWRASQGLEVLNPDPSLGLAADYLRMVTGRTPSADAVAALERYLILTIDHGFNASTFTARVITSTGGDLCSAAVGALGALAGPLHGGAPSRVLDMFDQISDLSDAPRWIERALASGEVIMGFGHRIYRADDPRAALLRRTAAEMGGRYADLALGMEPMILEALDRHRPGRDLRTNVEYYASVVLDGVGLPRQLFTPTFAVSRLIGWLAHACEQAAANRIIRPQSAYVGPTPA from the coding sequence ATGAAACAGGTAACAGAGAAGGCAAGATCACCGCTGAACAGCAACGACGAGTCGAGTGCGTTCACCAGGGTCAACAGCGGGCTCGACGGGGTGGTCGTGGCCGACACCAGCATTGGTGGCGTGAGGGGATCTGAGGGCTTCTTCCACTACGGGCCGCACAACGCCGCGGTGCTAGCCGAAACCCGCACGTTCGAGGAGGTGTGGCACTTGTTCGTCGAACGACAGATCCCCACTGCGGCCCAGGCGGCCGCGTTCAGGACCCGCGCATCACAGCACAGACAGGTTCCCGACTCGGTGTTGGGCCTGATCGACGTTCTCGCCGGTGCGTCGATGCAGCCGATGAACGGTGCCAGGGCTGCGCTGTCGATGCTGGGCGATCAGCTCGGCGTGACGAGCTGGCTCGACGACCTGGTGCCCACACCGGAGCGCTCAGTGCAGCTTGCCGCTGCATTCCCCACGATCGTTGCCGCACTGTGGCGCGCCAGCCAGGGGCTCGAGGTGCTGAACCCGGATCCATCGCTGGGATTGGCGGCCGACTACCTGAGGATGGTCACCGGTCGAACTCCTTCGGCCGATGCCGTCGCAGCCCTCGAGCGCTACCTGATCCTCACGATCGACCACGGGTTCAACGCCTCGACGTTCACCGCCCGGGTCATCACCTCGACCGGCGGCGACCTGTGCTCGGCAGCCGTCGGCGCTCTGGGTGCCCTGGCCGGGCCGCTGCACGGCGGAGCGCCCAGCCGCGTACTCGACATGTTCGATCAGATCAGCGACCTGTCGGATGCCCCACGATGGATCGAGCGGGCTCTCGCCAGCGGCGAGGTGATCATGGGATTCGGGCATCGCATCTATCGAGCCGACGACCCGCGGGCGGCCCTGCTGCGGCGCACGGCAGCCGAGATGGGCGGTCGCTACGCAGACCTCGCCCTGGGGATGGAGCCCATGATCCTGGAAGCCCTCGATCGGCACCGCCCAGGACGCGACCTGCGCACCAACGTCGAGTACTACGCCTCGGTGGTGCTCGATGGCGTCGGCCTGCCCCGCCAGCTGTTCACACCCACATTTGCGGTCAGTCGCCTGATCGGCTGGCTGGCCCATGCATGCGAGCAGGCGGCCGCAAACCGCATCATCCGCCCCCAGTCTGCCTACGTGGGACCAACACCAGCTTGA
- a CDS encoding phage major capsid protein, which produces MPHALEATGIAGRGHTGATRRNQFRDPPGSSNGYWLHQRRYWRCSHDRTGQIHPSRAASGQGCGAQRCQHDGPRQRALLRRGAPLRIPKIDALDLTDPWRAESTAINEEDITYESVTLLPTSLKSLKVIHRLSNEVIRHSVVSALDSIGRALTTRVGLYLDKAMMIGDGASNTITGFTSMADTTGMAGVGDIDVDALHDAELALLNANADPATAAWFMAPRDLIALRKLKAGGSGEYLVHADPTESGRYVMLGHPVYTTTQLPTDQGAGSNESSIVFADVAQVVVGVDDQASVDILSERYADTDETGLRVTARFDIGALNPEGIVVMSGVTVP; this is translated from the coding sequence ATACCGCACGCCCTGGAGGCAACCGGGATCGCTGGCAGAGGCCACACCGGAGCAACACGACGAAACCAATTCCGTGACCCTCCAGGGAGTTCTAATGGCTACTGGCTACACCAGCGCCGCTATTGGCGGTGCTCTCACGACCGAACAGGTCAAATCCACCCTTCTCGAGCCGCTTCTGGCCAAGGCTGTGGTGCTCAACGCTGTCAACACGATGGCCCCAGGCAACGTGCTCTACTCCGACGGGGAGCGCCGCTGCGTATCCCCAAGATCGACGCTCTCGACCTCACCGACCCATGGCGGGCCGAGTCGACCGCGATCAACGAGGAAGACATCACCTACGAATCGGTCACCCTGTTGCCGACGTCGCTGAAGTCGCTCAAGGTGATCCACCGGCTGTCCAACGAGGTGATACGTCACTCTGTGGTGTCTGCGCTCGACTCGATCGGCCGCGCTCTCACCACCCGCGTAGGCCTCTACCTCGACAAGGCGATGATGATCGGTGATGGCGCATCGAACACCATCACCGGGTTCACGTCGATGGCTGACACCACCGGCATGGCTGGGGTAGGTGACATCGACGTGGACGCCCTCCACGACGCCGAGCTGGCCCTGTTGAACGCAAACGCCGACCCGGCCACCGCAGCATGGTTCATGGCCCCACGGGACCTGATCGCTCTGCGCAAGCTCAAAGCCGGCGGATCGGGCGAGTACCTCGTCCACGCCGACCCGACCGAATCGGGCCGATACGTGATGCTTGGCCACCCCGTCTACACGACAACCCAGCTCCCCACCGACCAAGGCGCAGGCTCTAACGAGTCGAGCATCGTGTTCGCTGACGTCGCCCAGGTCGTTGTCGGTGTCGACGACCAGGCATCAGTCGACATCCTCTCCGAACGCTACGCCGACACCGACGAGACCGGCCTGCGAGTGACCGCACGCTTCGATATCGGTGCCCTCAACCCCGAAGGCATCGTCGTCATGAGCGGGGTCACGGTGCCGTGA
- a CDS encoding tyrosine-type recombinase/integrase: protein MRAPKKRRRAQKTLPFKHTTRGRIVVYLQGRFERGEIASKRQQCQQGYKLNRFAEIAPEDPSKIKRSHADKFRAGMVKEGLAISSQRTYQSVVRQFCAWLVREGHLASNPFDELKLPRAPRTVPRGLTKAQVAAILAHCSSVRDRAIVLLMVQEGLRCVEVSRLLVGHIDMAERAVFIEAGKGDHQRIVPLTTETRRAIKEYLAESPASASSHLIRSTGQGREHLGIGPPRVSALVAKIMREAG, encoded by the coding sequence GTGCGCGCACCGAAGAAGCGCCGGCGTGCTCAGAAGACTCTGCCGTTCAAGCACACGACCCGCGGTCGCATCGTGGTGTACCTGCAGGGCCGCTTCGAGCGCGGTGAGATCGCGTCAAAACGGCAGCAGTGCCAGCAGGGCTACAAGCTGAACCGTTTCGCTGAGATCGCCCCCGAGGACCCTTCGAAGATCAAGCGTTCTCACGCCGACAAGTTCCGGGCGGGGATGGTGAAAGAGGGTCTCGCGATCTCATCGCAGCGGACGTATCAGAGCGTCGTTCGGCAGTTCTGCGCTTGGCTTGTGAGAGAGGGCCACTTGGCGTCGAACCCGTTCGACGAGTTGAAGCTACCCAGAGCGCCACGCACCGTTCCTCGAGGTCTCACCAAAGCCCAGGTAGCCGCGATCCTCGCTCACTGTTCCTCGGTCCGAGACCGGGCGATCGTCCTGTTGATGGTGCAGGAAGGTCTGCGCTGTGTCGAGGTCTCCCGGCTCCTGGTCGGCCACATCGACATGGCCGAGCGAGCCGTGTTCATCGAGGCTGGCAAGGGCGACCATCAGCGGATCGTGCCCCTGACCACCGAGACCCGCCGAGCGATCAAGGAGTACCTGGCCGAGTCACCTGCGTCAGCGTCATCACACCTGATCCGAAGCACCGGTCAGGGACGCGAGCACCTCGGGATCGGACCACCACGCGTCAGCGCCCTGGTCGCCAAGATCATGCGCGAGGCGGGGTGA
- a CDS encoding helix-turn-helix domain-containing protein, protein MRASDLIPIEGAAEFCGVSVNTIHSMRMQGVGPRAYRLGKRLMFDPADLETWIEARREPWGDEIADRIGQAGDAA, encoded by the coding sequence GTGAGGGCAAGTGATCTGATACCGATCGAGGGGGCTGCCGAGTTCTGCGGTGTTTCGGTGAACACGATTCATTCGATGCGTATGCAGGGCGTCGGACCTCGGGCCTACCGGCTTGGCAAGCGGCTGATGTTCGATCCTGCGGACCTCGAGACCTGGATCGAGGCTCGCCGAGAGCCTTGGGGCGATGAGATCGCCGACCGGATCGGACAGGCGGGTGATGCGGCATGA
- a CDS encoding tyrosine-type recombinase/integrase, whose translation MSKSFETKKRAEEWITKTQREVDLGIWAPESDTTFAEWVETYQERREESKRETTKQRDAGALRKWWLPHLGTLRLTAITAKDVRKVVGLMKREGLSPKTIRTYVGVLRAVLNAAIEEELLRKSPLRGVELPKDQRVKEIRFLTVDELERLASAIKPEYRATIDLAGRLGLRFGEIAGLRPCDVDFDAGVVSVVQNLTDVDGKLFLGPPKTEAGTRIIRVGPSTMARLAEHAERFPGEAFFVERPDGRPLIRRTFMRWAFRPAVERAGLEGLTFHHLRHTAVGFMIEDDAHPRAIQQRVGHSSSRVTMDVYGKYLSTADERLANRLDERFG comes from the coding sequence GTGTCTAAGTCGTTCGAGACGAAGAAGCGGGCCGAGGAGTGGATCACCAAGACCCAGCGAGAGGTCGACCTAGGGATCTGGGCGCCTGAGTCTGACACCACGTTCGCCGAGTGGGTTGAGACCTATCAGGAGCGCCGGGAGGAATCGAAGCGCGAGACAACCAAGCAGCGTGATGCCGGCGCTCTGCGGAAGTGGTGGCTCCCCCACCTCGGAACGCTGAGACTCACCGCGATCACGGCAAAGGACGTTCGCAAGGTGGTTGGGCTGATGAAGCGGGAAGGGCTGAGCCCGAAGACGATTCGCACCTACGTGGGAGTGTTGCGGGCCGTTCTGAACGCGGCCATCGAGGAGGAGCTCCTCAGGAAGTCTCCGCTTCGTGGCGTTGAGCTCCCGAAGGATCAGCGGGTGAAGGAGATCCGGTTTCTGACGGTTGACGAACTCGAGCGCCTGGCGTCGGCGATCAAACCTGAGTACCGAGCGACGATCGATCTAGCTGGTCGGCTGGGGCTTCGGTTCGGTGAGATAGCAGGCCTGCGGCCCTGTGATGTCGACTTCGACGCTGGTGTGGTCTCCGTGGTGCAGAACCTCACCGACGTCGACGGGAAGCTGTTCCTGGGGCCACCGAAGACCGAGGCGGGCACGAGAATCATTCGTGTCGGGCCGAGCACCATGGCGAGGCTCGCTGAGCACGCCGAGAGGTTCCCAGGTGAGGCGTTCTTCGTGGAACGACCCGATGGTCGGCCCCTGATCCGGCGAACGTTCATGCGGTGGGCGTTCCGGCCAGCAGTCGAGCGGGCGGGGCTGGAGGGGCTCACGTTCCACCATCTGCGCCATACTGCTGTCGGGTTCATGATCGAGGACGACGCGCACCCGAGAGCGATCCAACAGCGGGTGGGGCATTCGTCGTCTCGGGTGACGATGGATGTGTACGGGAAGTACCTCTCCACGGCTGACGAGCGCCTAGCGAACAGGCTCGATGAGCGGTTCGGCTGA
- the moaC gene encoding cyclic pyranopterin monophosphate synthase MoaC, protein MAEDKQLTHLDPLGRARMVDVTPKEPSHRRAVARGRVYMAPDTTDLIIRGMVSKGDVLAVARVAGIQAAKRASDLIPLCHPLMVGGVFINFHVDDTFVEVETHVETFDRTGVEMEAMTACTVAALTIYDMCKSVDKTMVIGSVSLWEKTGGKSGPYKRPETIEETLDRYDSSAAERSLPSGAGTDLDHFE, encoded by the coding sequence ATGGCCGAAGACAAGCAGCTGACCCACCTCGACCCGCTGGGGCGGGCTCGCATGGTCGACGTCACCCCCAAGGAGCCGTCGCACCGTAGGGCGGTTGCCAGGGGCCGGGTCTACATGGCCCCGGACACCACCGACCTCATCATCCGCGGGATGGTCAGCAAGGGCGACGTGTTGGCCGTGGCTCGGGTGGCCGGTATCCAGGCGGCCAAGCGGGCCTCAGACCTGATCCCGTTGTGCCACCCGCTGATGGTCGGAGGGGTGTTCATCAACTTCCACGTCGACGACACCTTCGTCGAGGTCGAGACCCACGTCGAGACCTTCGATCGCACCGGTGTCGAGATGGAGGCCATGACGGCGTGCACCGTGGCGGCTCTGACCATCTATGACATGTGCAAGAGCGTCGACAAGACGATGGTCATCGGGTCTGTGTCGCTGTGGGAGAAGACGGGCGGCAAGTCGGGTCCGTACAAGAGGCCCGAAACGATCGAGGAAACCCTCGACCGATATGATTCGTCGGCAGCAGAGCGCAGCCTTCCGTCGGGTGCAGGAACCGACCTCGACCACTTCGAGTGA
- the moaA gene encoding GTP 3',8-cyclase MoaA codes for MEPTDLVDPHGRTVRDLRISVTDRCNFRCTYCMPAEGMQWVPRSEILTFEEIERFARVCVERFAFDSIRITGGEPLVRAHLPRLVSKLAALGVDLSLTTNGSTLRQHAKGLSDAGLKRINISLDSLQRDRFIELTRRDELDRVLDGIDAAIEAGLAPVKVNAVVMAGVNEDEVVDFATFGREKGVTVRFIEFMPLDASGAWTRDTVVPAEEIVERINAVYPLEPIRRGSEPAERFAFADGAGEIGVIASVTRPFCGDCDRVRITAEGAFRTCLFAIDEFDMRPVLRSGADDDTIAEEIRKAVGTKWAGHSIGQVHFIRPSKSMSQIGG; via the coding sequence GTGGAACCCACCGATCTCGTCGATCCGCACGGCCGAACCGTCCGCGACCTGCGAATCTCGGTGACCGACCGCTGCAATTTCCGGTGCACCTACTGCATGCCCGCTGAGGGCATGCAATGGGTCCCCCGCTCTGAGATCTTGACGTTCGAGGAGATCGAACGCTTCGCCAGGGTTTGTGTCGAGCGCTTCGCGTTCGATTCGATTCGCATCACCGGCGGCGAGCCGCTGGTGCGAGCCCACCTGCCGCGGCTGGTTTCCAAGCTCGCTGCGCTGGGCGTCGACCTGTCGCTCACCACCAACGGTTCGACATTGCGGCAGCACGCCAAAGGGTTGTCCGACGCTGGTCTGAAGCGCATCAACATCTCGCTCGACTCACTCCAGCGAGATCGGTTCATCGAGCTGACCCGGCGTGACGAACTCGACCGTGTACTCGACGGCATCGATGCCGCCATCGAGGCCGGCCTAGCGCCCGTGAAGGTCAATGCCGTGGTCATGGCCGGCGTCAACGAGGACGAGGTCGTCGACTTCGCGACCTTTGGCCGCGAGAAGGGTGTCACTGTTCGCTTCATCGAGTTCATGCCCCTCGATGCCTCGGGTGCGTGGACACGAGACACCGTGGTGCCTGCCGAGGAGATCGTCGAGCGGATAAACGCGGTGTACCCGCTCGAGCCGATAAGGCGTGGGTCAGAGCCCGCCGAACGTTTCGCCTTTGCCGATGGGGCGGGCGAGATTGGGGTCATCGCTTCGGTCACCAGGCCGTTCTGCGGCGACTGCGATCGGGTGCGAATCACCGCCGAGGGCGCATTCCGTACGTGCCTGTTCGCGATCGACGAGTTCGACATGCGTCCGGTTCTGAGGTCGGGTGCCGACGACGACACCATCGCCGAGGAGATTCGCAAGGCGGTTGGCACCAAGTGGGCGGGCCACTCGATCGGCCAGGTTCACTTCATCAGGCCGTCCAAGTCGATGTCGCAGATCGGCGGCTGA
- a CDS encoding molybdopterin molybdotransferase MoeA, translating to MIPLDEARQFVLSLIERSNPVVVPVSEALGMVLASDVVSEVAIPPFDNTAMDGFALRYSDVADAPCDLEIVGTVAAGDNPTTTIGQGQAMRIMTGAVIPPGADAVVMVELTSVDGNVVHVTESVPEGNHVRPVGDDLKPGELVFSAGEQLSAGHLGVLCSLGLESVPVYPRPRIGVVSTGDELVADGSPLQPGQIRDSNRRTILSLVQRCGAIGVDLGLVHDDEQAIEAVMRRGVAECDAVMTTGGVSMGDFDYVKAVLSRIGDMRWMQVAIKPAKPLAFGTVDGVPVFGFPGNPVSCMVSFELFGRPGLRKMMGVDEAEVIPTPVVAVAAEALDRRPDGKTHFLRVHVSYGADGRLQGRSAGGQGSHMLWAMAKANALAVVPDGDGVPAGGQVQVLLLD from the coding sequence ATGATCCCTCTCGACGAAGCTCGCCAATTCGTGCTGTCGCTCATCGAGCGCTCGAACCCCGTAGTGGTGCCCGTCTCCGAGGCCCTCGGCATGGTTCTGGCCTCCGATGTGGTCAGTGAGGTGGCCATTCCGCCGTTCGACAACACGGCGATGGACGGATTCGCCTTGAGGTACTCCGACGTGGCGGACGCCCCCTGCGATCTCGAGATCGTGGGCACGGTGGCGGCCGGCGACAACCCGACCACCACCATCGGTCAAGGCCAGGCGATGCGAATCATGACCGGGGCGGTCATCCCTCCCGGTGCCGACGCTGTGGTGATGGTCGAGTTGACGTCGGTCGACGGGAACGTCGTTCATGTCACCGAGAGCGTGCCCGAGGGCAACCACGTGCGCCCTGTTGGCGACGATCTGAAGCCGGGCGAATTGGTCTTCTCAGCGGGTGAGCAGCTGAGCGCGGGCCACCTGGGCGTTCTGTGCTCGCTGGGTCTCGAATCGGTGCCCGTATACCCACGACCGCGGATAGGGGTTGTCAGCACCGGCGACGAGTTGGTCGCCGACGGTTCGCCTCTGCAGCCTGGTCAGATTCGCGATTCGAACCGTCGCACGATCTTGTCGCTGGTGCAGCGCTGTGGCGCAATCGGTGTCGACCTCGGTCTGGTGCACGACGACGAACAAGCCATCGAGGCCGTCATGCGTCGGGGCGTCGCCGAGTGCGATGCCGTCATGACCACGGGTGGTGTCAGCATGGGCGACTTCGACTATGTGAAGGCGGTGCTCAGCCGCATCGGCGACATGCGCTGGATGCAGGTGGCGATCAAGCCGGCCAAGCCGCTTGCGTTCGGCACCGTCGACGGGGTGCCGGTGTTCGGCTTCCCGGGCAACCCGGTCTCTTGCATGGTGTCATTTGAACTGTTCGGCCGTCCGGGCCTGCGAAAGATGATGGGCGTCGACGAGGCCGAAGTGATTCCGACTCCCGTGGTGGCCGTCGCCGCGGAGGCGCTCGACAGGCGCCCCGACGGCAAGACCCATTTCCTGCGCGTCCATGTGAGCTACGGCGCCGATGGCCGCCTGCAGGGCAGGTCGGCCGGAGGACAGGGCTCACACATGTTGTGGGCCATGGCCAAGGCCAACGCTTTGGCGGTTGTGCCAGATGGCGATGGCGTTCCCGCAGGCGGCCAGGTTCAGGTGCTGCTGCTCGACTGA
- a CDS encoding UTP--glucose-1-phosphate uridylyltransferase, translating into MDTTTTALADSLAARLDIEPDVATMLARHGFDADLFDQLRSRIVEGGVDLSRNVVQGVVEPPDPSSLIGFPPTGSPERTRLAQIGAAAIDAGLVAVVLLAGGMATRFGGGVKALAEVLPGVRFVDTKIKDLELVSQRAASPIAMVLMTSFQSDPVLSEVAREFSTERVAIETAPQNIALRITHDGQLFRGADGKVSPYSPGHGDLGDAIRRSGFLERFLAGGGKYLFVTNVDNAAATLDPAMIGLHIDSGNAMTCEVVSAEQGATGGAPYVVDGHLQILEAFRVPAALAHVQIPAVNTNSLIIDAERLTSPHPLTWFEVEKKVDGETVVQFERLVGELSAFMPTTMVVVERNGVDGRFQPVKDPAELERRRPDIAKILEGRGIL; encoded by the coding sequence ATGGACACCACCACGACGGCGCTTGCTGATTCACTCGCAGCGCGGCTGGACATCGAGCCCGACGTCGCCACGATGCTGGCGCGCCATGGGTTCGACGCGGACCTGTTCGACCAACTCCGGTCGCGGATCGTCGAGGGTGGAGTCGACCTGTCTCGCAATGTCGTTCAAGGTGTTGTCGAACCACCAGATCCGTCCAGCCTGATCGGCTTTCCGCCCACGGGTAGCCCTGAACGGACTCGCCTGGCCCAGATCGGGGCCGCTGCGATCGACGCCGGTCTGGTCGCGGTGGTGCTGCTGGCCGGCGGCATGGCCACCAGGTTCGGTGGCGGGGTCAAGGCGTTGGCCGAGGTGCTGCCGGGAGTGCGCTTCGTCGACACCAAGATCAAGGATCTCGAGTTGGTGTCGCAGCGGGCGGCCTCGCCCATAGCGATGGTGTTGATGACCAGCTTCCAGAGCGACCCGGTGTTGTCGGAGGTGGCCAGGGAGTTCTCGACCGAAAGGGTCGCCATCGAGACCGCCCCTCAAAACATCGCCCTGCGTATCACCCACGACGGCCAACTGTTCCGCGGAGCCGACGGCAAGGTGTCGCCCTATTCGCCAGGGCATGGCGACCTGGGCGACGCCATCAGGCGGTCGGGCTTTCTCGAGCGTTTCCTGGCGGGCGGGGGCAAGTATCTGTTCGTGACCAACGTCGACAATGCCGCGGCCACCCTCGACCCCGCGATGATCGGGCTGCACATAGACAGCGGCAACGCGATGACCTGCGAGGTCGTCTCGGCCGAACAAGGCGCAACCGGCGGCGCTCCCTACGTCGTCGATGGCCACCTGCAGATCTTGGAGGCCTTCCGCGTCCCCGCAGCCCTGGCTCACGTCCAGATTCCCGCGGTCAACACCAACTCGCTGATAATCGACGCCGAGCGGCTCACCTCACCGCATCCGCTGACCTGGTTCGAGGTCGAAAAGAAGGTCGATGGCGAGACCGTCGTCCAGTTCGAGCGCCTGGTGGGCGAACTGTCGGCTTTCATGCCGACGACCATGGTGGTCGTAGAGCGCAACGGGGTCGATGGCCGGTTCCAGCCCGTGAAGGATCCGGCCGAGCTGGAGCGGCGCCGCCCCGACATCGCCAAGATCCTCGAGGGTCGAGGCATCCTCTGA
- a CDS encoding PHP-associated domain-containing protein: MNSYPMPTAAAIEMHPHLAEARPPGTVRVDMHTHTMWSGDSTTTPAEVLEAVNECGLDVLCITDHHAIDGAKRLADELPCQVVVGEEVRTHTGEVIGLFLTERVPQGLTAAETARRIRDQGGIVYVPHPFDPMRCNLAEPSLYELAEQGLIDAVEVLNAKTSLRSLNAKAAAFAQQFGLLAGAGSDAHVAEALGAAYVEMPHFVDAAGFVESLGAARVVGHHSDPPRRWRPRIIPSIEPT; the protein is encoded by the coding sequence GTGAACAGCTATCCCATGCCCACCGCGGCTGCCATCGAGATGCACCCGCACCTTGCCGAGGCTCGCCCTCCAGGCACGGTTCGCGTCGACATGCACACACACACGATGTGGTCTGGAGACTCGACCACCACCCCAGCAGAGGTTCTCGAGGCGGTCAACGAGTGCGGGCTCGATGTGTTGTGCATCACCGATCACCACGCCATCGACGGTGCCAAGCGACTTGCCGACGAACTGCCTTGCCAGGTGGTGGTGGGCGAGGAGGTTCGCACACACACAGGCGAGGTGATCGGCCTGTTCCTGACCGAGCGTGTGCCACAGGGCCTCACCGCGGCTGAGACGGCCAGGCGCATCCGCGACCAGGGCGGCATCGTCTACGTGCCCCATCCGTTCGATCCCATGCGTTGCAACCTGGCCGAGCCGAGCCTCTACGAGCTGGCCGAGCAGGGCCTGATCGACGCCGTTGAGGTGCTCAACGCCAAGACGTCCTTGCGTTCGCTGAACGCCAAGGCGGCAGCGTTCGCCCAGCAGTTCGGCCTGCTGGCAGGTGCCGGTTCTGACGCCCACGTCGCCGAGGCCCTCGGTGCTGCCTATGTCGAGATGCCCCACTTCGTCGATGCCGCTGGATTCGTCGAATCGCTGGGTGCAGCCCGGGTTGTCGGTCATCACAGCGATCCGCCGCGGCGCTGGCGCCCACGGATAATTCCCTCGATCGAGCCGACTTGA
- a CDS encoding TldD/PmbA family protein: MSELTELARSVVARARPGEQVEVYAARGRSTTVRAHEGRVESLKSGSSAGVGVRVVFDSRQGFASAGAADLEIALAMLDEARENASLAEPDPFVGLVSPDGVSLPAFGLLDPSLTLLTDQQRIDMAIEVERLARSLDSRIEGVRVAAFSDAWGEAAVVSTQGIDVWSDGGSCSVAVSPLARDGSETQIGSGVDAARAPGLLDIGRAARDGVERAVSMLGASKPASGRMAAVFDPRVTASLMGIVAGTLSGDRVNRGRSPFADRLGDLVASQALTLVDDPTDPSSLAADLHDGEGLATRPNVLIDSGRLDRFLYHSESARRAGTSSTASAVRSSRSTPSVGYQALRMEPGSSTTQQLLADAGEAILIEAINGIHSGVNAISGDISVGIRGHMIRDGMICEPVREATMATTIQRLLFDIVQVGAEVEMLPGGTVTAPLLVESVSISGR, translated from the coding sequence ATGAGTGAGCTGACCGAGCTCGCTCGGTCTGTAGTTGCCAGGGCCCGACCAGGCGAGCAGGTCGAGGTCTATGCGGCCAGGGGCCGGTCCACCACCGTCAGGGCCCACGAGGGTCGGGTCGAGTCGCTCAAGTCGGGCAGCTCGGCAGGTGTTGGCGTGCGGGTGGTGTTCGACTCACGCCAAGGGTTCGCATCCGCTGGTGCGGCCGATCTCGAGATTGCACTGGCGATGCTGGACGAGGCGCGCGAGAACGCCTCGCTGGCCGAACCCGATCCGTTCGTGGGCCTGGTCTCACCCGATGGCGTCTCGCTGCCGGCCTTCGGGCTGTTGGACCCGTCGCTGACCCTGCTAACAGATCAGCAGCGCATCGACATGGCCATCGAGGTCGAGAGGTTGGCGCGTTCGCTCGATTCGCGGATCGAGGGAGTTCGGGTTGCCGCGTTCTCCGACGCTTGGGGCGAGGCTGCGGTGGTCAGCACCCAGGGGATCGACGTCTGGTCCGATGGTGGTTCGTGTTCGGTCGCGGTGTCTCCACTGGCCCGAGATGGCTCCGAGACCCAGATCGGTTCGGGGGTCGACGCAGCCCGAGCGCCCGGTTTGCTCGACATAGGGCGCGCCGCGCGCGATGGGGTCGAAAGAGCGGTTTCGATGTTGGGGGCCTCCAAGCCGGCGTCGGGCCGCATGGCAGCGGTGTTCGACCCGCGGGTGACGGCGTCGTTGATGGGCATCGTCGCAGGCACCCTGTCCGGCGACCGGGTCAATCGCGGCCGTTCACCGTTTGCCGACCGGCTCGGAGATCTCGTGGCTTCGCAGGCGCTGACGCTGGTCGATGACCCCACCGATCCCTCCAGCTTGGCCGCCGACCTTCATGACGGCGAGGGTTTGGCCACCAGACCCAACGTCTTGATCGACTCGGGGCGCCTCGACCGGTTCCTCTATCACAGCGAGTCGGCCAGACGTGCGGGAACCAGCTCGACGGCTTCGGCGGTTCGCTCGTCGCGGTCGACCCCGTCGGTGGGTTACCAGGCGCTGCGGATGGAACCAGGCTCGTCCACCACGCAACAGCTGCTCGCCGATGCGGGCGAAGCGATTCTCATCGAGGCGATCAACGGCATTCACTCGGGTGTAAATGCAATCAGTGGCGACATCTCGGTGGGTATCCGAGGCCACATGATCAGAGACGGCATGATCTGCGAGCCGGTTCGCGAGGCCACCATGGCCACCACCATTCAGCGGTTGCTGTTCGACATCGTCCAGGTCGGCGCCGAGGTCGAGATGCTGCCAGGAGGCACCGTCACCGCACCGCTGCTGGTCGAGTCGGTGTCTATCTCGGGTCGCTGA